TTTatggaaatgcaaaatttcGCGCCGCGAGCTTTATAGGGTACTGGAAATGGCGTGCGACGCTAACTCCAGATCCGAAGTGAGTATCCACCGGCAGGTTAACAGTAGGTCAATGTATTAAAATGCAGAGTGTCGGGCACGACGGTCAGAGaattattgctgctttttttttcgTAAGACTGTGCGTTTACTGGTGGAGTCATTTTTTTGCCAGGATCCGAGTTCTGTGCTAGTCCTGGGGGCAGATATTTACAGTggtgtttttccttcttaaagcAGATGTCCTATTTCTCCCGTCTTTTgccatgttttttcttcttcttatgTTTACAGTCCGCTCTCTTAAAAACTTAGGTAGATGCTTCCTTCTGTACTGAAGCCCTAAGCTTTTTAAAACCTATAAGGCCTCAATGCATAAAGCCTGTAGCCTTAACCTACACTTTCATCATTAGCAACGTAAAACCTGCGCACGATGTTCTTTCCTTCAGGTGAGCAGCATCAGAATATGTATGGTGTATGAATATATTTCAATGCTTTTTCTTCAGCCAAGGAAGGGAATTTACGTGGAACTATCCTGTAAGTGAGAGAGtgagagaatgagagagagagagagagagagagagagagatggaaaggGAGAGACTCCCTCTTCTGGGTTAAACATTCAGATTCAGGCTAAACATAACGATTGCTCGTATTACTCCAGCAGCCAATAACCAGATAACTGCTGAAACTTATCAAATGACGGCAATGGGAGTCTTCCAAGAATCCCTTTGTGAAGGCTCCTGCAGAAATTACAGCGGTCCGAGCGCTATGCCAAATGTGCAGCGTTAGGCAGCAAGATTGCGGTGCCGCTCGGCTACTACTTTTGAATGAGAAAGCGCAGTTATCTGCTTTGCCAACAAGTGTCAGACACCTACGCGCTtgcccagccccgctccccggggAGCTCGGGCGAGGAGCTCGCTCCCGCCGTCCGGCAcggggccgcgggcccggcAGGGCCGCCGGCGCGGAGGAGCCCGCAGGGCGCGGGGGAGAGGGGGGGCGCAgggcggctgccgcggggccgggcggcggcgcggggctcggcgtGCCCGAACAAagagccccggggccgcgctgcgcacgggcggcgggagcgcggccggctGCGCGCTCACCAGCgggccccctccccccaccgCGGCTTTGTtccccggggcggcggccccgcggcggaAGCTCGGCAGCGGGGCCCGGCGAGGTCGGCGGGGACTGAGacggccggcggggcgcggcggggcgcggcgcggccgcgggggcagcTCCCCGCGCCCGCGGATACGCCCCCCCGCCGGCGGGACGGCGCTCCCGCtgctcgcccgcccgcccggcagGGCTCGGCGGCCAGCCCGCCCGCCGGCCGGGGACAGGCGGAGGCGGcgagcccccgcgccggcggcggagcgcggcggagcggggcggaggcgcggcgcggggggcggcgggccggggggcgccgtCGGCGGCGCATGCGCgatccctccctcccctcctgcacGGAGCGGTAACCCTTTTCAGTCAGCAGCGGGACCTGTCATCGTGACGTCACGGCGGGAGCAGCCAATGGGCGGGCGCGGCGGTCGtcgggccggcgcggcggcccggaggcggcgcgcggccgcgcgcgccccgtcccgcggccgccgctgcgccgcgtggggctgccccggcgccgcggagcgccgcgggAGCGAGCGGGGGGGCGCGCAGCCcctcgccggccccgccggctaCAGCAGCCGCCAAAAACACGCCACCGAAATCCCAACACCCTCCCCCCAACGCTGGCAGCGCCGCCCGTGTGCCCCGCCGAAGGGGCAGCGGGACCGGGAAACTTTTGTGGGGGggagcaaaaaaaagtttttttgttttttttccttctctctccctttctctgtccctctgtctctctctcctccccgcTGTCAGGTGACTTTTTAGCGTTAGAAGCTAATGAGCGTGGATGCTCTGGGGATCCCAGTGATGGACCCTGCTGCACTCTCCAGGCGGAACACGGCGCTGAGATTAGTAGACTTGGCAGGGGCTTCTCGCAACCACGGCCACCACCCCCCCGAGAGCATGACGGGCTTCCCGGGCCTCGCCGGGCACCCCCGCGCCACGGCCGCGCACCCGCGGGAGCCCGCCGCCGAGGCCCGCCTGGGGCCGCTCCGGCCAGAACACATGGGGCaccatcctcctcctcatcctcctcctcagcatCACCCCGCGGCCCTTAAGCTCAGCCCAGCCCCTCATCCCCACCACCagctccaccaccaccaccaccaccaccaccatcatcatcatcatcatatgGCAGGCCAAGCTGAGGTGGTCTCTAGTCAAACAGGAGCGTTTGGCCCGGCGCAGTCAACAGCAGTCCCTTACCCCGTCTCTCACCCAGCCCAGGCTATTGCAGCAGGTAGGGACTTTTTCATACGCAGAGACCTGCCGGCCCCAGTCATGCCAGGGCTGACCGAGCAGCACCCCGCTGCAAGTTCTCACCACGGACTGTTTGTCTCAACAACAGGTAGCTGCCCTGGACACCATGGTCACCATCACCATTCAGAAGCTGGGAATCCCTCTCTGTTCGCTGGACTCCATGAGCAGCCTCCCCATGCAGCTCCAGGTGGCCATCTAAACGGACAGATAAGACTGGGGTTACCTGGAGAAATGTACGCCAGGTCTGAACATTTCACTCAAGTACCAGCCTCCAGGACAGatccttttgctgcttcttcGCTTCATAGCTACGGTGGCATGAATCTGAACGTGAATCTGGCTCCACACCACGGCCCGGGTGCCTTCTTTCGTTACATGAGGCAACCCATCAAACAGGAACTCATCTGTAAGTGGATTGAGTTGGACCAGACTCCCAAAAAATTATGCTCGAAAACTTTCAGCACGATGCACGAGCTGGTGACTCATGTCACGGTGGAGCACGTTGGAGGACCCGAGCAGTCCAATCACATATGTTTCTGGGAAGAGTGTCCAAGAGAAGGGAAACCTTTCAAGGCCAAATATAAACTTGTAAATCACATCAGAGTCCACACAGGTGAAAAACCTttcccctgccctttcccaggctGTGGCAAAGTGTTTGCCAGATCAGAGAATctcaaaatacacaaaagaacTCATACA
This Rhea pennata isolate bPtePen1 chromosome 9, bPtePen1.pri, whole genome shotgun sequence DNA region includes the following protein-coding sequences:
- the ZIC4 gene encoding LOW QUALITY PROTEIN: zinc finger protein ZIC 4 (The sequence of the model RefSeq protein was modified relative to this genomic sequence to represent the inferred CDS: deleted 1 base in 1 codon) — protein: MSVDALGIPVMDPAALSRRNTALRLVDLAGASRNHGHHPPESMTGFPGLAGHPRATAAHPREPAAEARLGPLRPEHMGHHPPPHPPPQHHPAALKLSPAPHPHHQLHHHHHHHHHHHHHHMAGQAEVVSSQTGAFGPAQSTAVPYPVSHPAQAIAAGRDFFIRRDLPAPVMPGLTEQHPAASSHHGLFVSTTGSCPGHHGHHHHSEAGNPSLFAGLHEQPPHAAPGGHLNGQIRLGLPGEMYARSEHFTQVPASRTDPFAASSLHSYGGMNLNVNLAPHHGPGAFFRYMRQPIKQELICKWIELDQTPKKLCSKTFSTMHELVTHVTVEHVGGPEQSNHICFWEECPREGKPFKAKYKLVNHIRVHTGEKPFPCPFPGCGKVFARSENLKIHKRTHTGEKPFKCEFEGCDRRFANSSDRKKHSHVHTSDKPYNCKVRGCDKSYTHPSSLRKHMKVHCKSPPPSSGYESSTPSLVSPSSDSGREPPASCSHAEPSAPAQPAANLSEWYVCQGAGARGRPAPPAAPPPPRPDGEPR